GAAGATACAAGGAGCTCCGTTAAAATTCATGGGACAGCATTAAACGAGGCTGTGATGTACGGCCTCGAAGGCGGGAGGAGATATAAATACTGCATAGCAGGCAGGCCCTACTGGTTCAGCACATCAGGATATCCTTCCGATAGCAAGCCTTCAAAAATCGCCTTCATCGGAGATACCCAGCACAGGTCTTCAATAAACAGGAGGCTTGCAAAGCTTATGCGCATGTACGGGGCGGAATTAATAGTTCATCTGGGAGACGCAGCCCAAAACGGTGCTGATTTTTCCCTCTGCAAAAGGTTCATCAACAACATTAGCGAAGCATCTTCCAATGCCGCGATGCTCATTGCCATGGGAAACCATGCTTTTGATGCAGAAAATATGCATACATTATTTTATTTTCCCGGCAGGGCTTTCAGCTGCACATGGGGCCCTATCAGGTTCCATGTTATTGATTCTTCCTACTTCCACGAAAACAGGGAAAAAATAAGCTTCAGGCTTGACAGGGGCATAATCAATATTTTATTGTCCCACTATCCCCCGCTGTGCAGCAGGGGTGTAACCAGCATAGAGGGGATTTTGGATTATAGCGGCTTTGATGCTGTTTATTCAGGCCACCAGCATGCATACGAAAGGTTCGGCGAAAACAGCTGTGTGCAGGTCATATCCGGCGGCGGAGGTGGCCAGCTATGGGGCGTGGGAAAAGACGAAAGGCTGGTTGCAGGAAAAAGCGCATTCCATTTTGTGATGGCTGATGCCTACAGGGACAGGCTGGAATGCAGGGTAATCAGCCATAAGAATGAGATTATAGATGAATTCAGCATATATTCCAGGGGATAGGGCTTCTAATCCTGCTTCTGCTTCTTAATCAGCTTCAGCCTTGCAAAGTTTTCCCTTTCCAGCTCTGCCAGCCTGAATGTTATGCCTTTCTGCGCCTCCTCGAGTTTAGGAAGAATAAGGTATTCCAGCGCATTAACTCTTCTCTTTGCCTTCTTAATCTCGGCAGCCATCTTGT
Above is a window of Candidatus Woesearchaeota archaeon DNA encoding:
- a CDS encoding twin-arginine translocation signal domain-containing protein; amino-acid sequence: MQPSRRDFLKAGAAVSGLAAGGCSPGIVSTLENIAHKVLDPSPAITAERIGPYIVNVGPTGSNADLQKAHIRWLGGSIDDFFSGQEDTRSSVKIHGTALNEAVMYGLEGGRRYKYCIAGRPYWFSTSGYPSDSKPSKIAFIGDTQHRSSINRRLAKLMRMYGAELIVHLGDAAQNGADFSLCKRFINNISEASSNAAMLIAMGNHAFDAENMHTLFYFPGRAFSCTWGPIRFHVIDSSYFHENREKISFRLDRGIINILLSHYPPLCSRGVTSIEGILDYSGFDAVYSGHQHAYERFGENSCVQVISGGGGGQLWGVGKDERLVAGKSAFHFVMADAYRDRLECRVISHKNEIIDEFSIYSRG